The nucleotide sequence TCCTACTCAGGACTTTCCTCAGGGCAAGTTTaacatctttgtttcttaaactatAGATTAAAGGGTTCATCATGGGAACCACATTGGTATAAAAGACAGAAGAGATTTTCCCCTCATCCATAGACCCAGCAGAAGATGGTTTAAGATACATAAATGCACATGATCCAAAGAACAAGGAAACAGCAATTATGTGGGAACTGCAGGTGCTGAACGCTTTGGACCTGCCCTCAGTGGAACTGATGCGGAGGATGCTGGAAAGGATGGAACCATAAGACACAAAGATGGTGACACTGGGCACAATGATGTTGGTGCCCACCACGATGAAAACCACCAGCTCATTCACGTAGGTGCTTGTGCAGGAAAGCTGGAGAAGGGGGAGGATGTCACACAAATAATGGTTGATGGTGTTTGCATCACAGAAGGTCAGTCTCAGCATGCATCCTGTGTGAGCCACAGCACCTGAAAATGCCATCAAATATGAACCAAGCATAAGGCTGGAACACACTTTAGGGGACATGACAACATTATACAAAAGTGGgttacagatggccacatagcgatCATAGGCCATTGATGTCAACACATAGCATTCAGAAAtagcaaaaaaacagaaaaagtaaagctGGGTCATGCACCCCCTGTAGgagataatatttttctttgatacaAAGTTAGTCAGCATTTTTGGTGTAAACACAGAAGAATAGAAGAGGTCTATGAAGgacaaattgaaaaggaaaaagtacattGGTGTGTGTAGGTGTGAATTCAGTCCAAGTAGAGTTATCAAGCCCGAATTTCCTAACACAGTGACCACATACATGACTAGAAACAGGCAGAACAGAGGGAGCTGGAGATCTGGTAGGTCTGTTAGCCCCACCAGAATGAATTCAGTCACAAAAGAACCATTTCCAGGAGCCGTCTTCTCTAAAGGGATCTGTgagcacagaagaaaaaagttacaaagagaaaaactcaGCTTTTCCCACCATCTCTCCTTTCCCAAATGCAGTATATGCATGGAGAAGGTCTGAGACTAGCCCAACCTGGACCCAAGACTCCACTGCCATTATCATGATACTGAGTGACTCAGGCTTCCCCTTATTAGTCTTTGCAAGCTAAATAACAAAGAATGTCAAATCTTAGCCTATAGAGTGAAGAGCAATGTTGCTAAATGTAAACATAACTATGGGAAATACCTTCTCCCTTATGGAGAAAAAGTTTACATGAGGACACAATTatccttctttcttctcattttcattcACATACGCCCTCTCTTCACCAGTAAAATTTGAAGCTGCAACCTGGAGCTGGCCTCTAATGCAGATTAGACTTGGTGTGGTGGAAACCAACTAGACTGTTTCTAATCTGAAACTAAGGGACCAGTCTACAAGAAGTTACTGCCCAATGTCACAGAGTAAAAGCCTCAAATCTGGAGTAGCAAGTTTTGCCCATGGAGAAGAAACTTACTGACTCACAGAACGCATTCCTTGACCAGCCCTTGCAACATCTCTAAACATTCCCTGCTTTGGACAGATTTTTCTGCCAATTTCACTTGAGTCTCAGGACTGCAAAACTGGGAAAAATAGTGGCATATCTTAGATCCTCAGGTTTCCATCTCCAAAAAGGAGGACATGATTAAGCTGAAATTCAGAAGCTCACCCACCTTAGGCCAGAAAACATTGGTGCTTCCTTATcattgttattatccccattgtcATGGAAGGGCAATTTCCGGCTCTGAGGATTTGGTTCTTTTGATTCAAAGAGAATTCAGCCCACACTTAATTGCTGATATGTCCTGGAAATTTTTTAGAACTCTAGATCTTAATTTCTGATTATGACTTTTAGTTCCCTCTAACAGAAGACAAAAACCgtctttattattatcatttttgccACTTGGTAAGTCACAGAAGATTTAATGTGAGTGTAACTATATAATGTTAGTTATAAACAAGGCAGAAGCTTGCTCAGTGTGTTCCCCAAGGAAAATTTCTAAGTGTAATCAGAAACCATGGGGATTGTATATACACCCTGGACCAGAATCCATCTTCGGTGCCTCAAGGACTCAATAATCTGCTCAAGTTTTCTCTTCCCTGTAGAGACTGTATGACCCCTCAAGGAAGAGCCAAAAATAAATTCCCATTTCCAATTATGCAAGCTGGAAGCCTTAATCTCTACTTCTCCACATGACACACTGATTCAAAAAACAACTTATGTACAGATTCCCTTTGtaaaaaaatctagaaactgGTTAAGAAGGTCCCTTACCCAATTCATGCATGAAACCAGGCATATTGAAGCTGTTAGGGAAATTCAAGATACCCTTTTGTCATAATACCTATCTTGGCATAGCACATGTGATTTTGACAAAATCCCTCAGCTCCCAGCTACTCCCTGGGAAAGGGAAGAGGTGCACCATACATCCAAAGCCTCAAGTTTTTTAGGAGCTTTCCATAAGACTAGCTTATGTTAGGCATGTTTCAGAAAGGTGAGGAGCCATGGGCCATGGCATAGTTTAGCTAAACAGGtgacagaggacagagacagcaatttgggctagaactcacaatAGCCCTCTGCCCCCACATACACATGCCCTGCTGACTCAGCCCAGAGCTAGCAGTAAAGAACTCTTCCTCTAACCATGTATCTAATGACCCAAATTTTTAGGGGGCTGCCTGAGGAACCGACTTCAGCCTTGCTTGTTTTAGAGTGCTGATGGGAACTGACATACTCCAGAAGCAATGaagcaaaaaagaacaaagaaagtggGATAGACTGACATGAACTGTAAGAGGCTCTCACTATCTGGCCAGGCTTTTTGTGTGGGTCTTCTCTAGCACAAGGCTAGACCATGAAGATTAGGATAGGTGGACATTTTGTCTAATGTCCAGACACAAGCCCAGAGAGTCTAAGTATTTCCCAGAAATAACAACATAAATCTCCAGAAACTGTCCctaatgaaatggaaatacatcGTTTATCTGACAGAGAATTCAAAACAGCTATCATAAAAATGCTCACTGCAGTCAGAGAGCAATACGTGAAAAAAGTAAGAATGTCAACCAAGAGacagaaaactctaaagaataccaagcagaaaTAATgaggctgaagaaaaaaaatcactgaactggAAAAATTACTAGGAGGTTAAAACAGCAGACAAGgtcacacaaaagaaaatatcacagaattaaaaaaaaaagtcatgtgaaattaaccatcaaagtatcaaatgaagaaagaattaaaaatagcaaataaaataagagaattatTGGACTGTACCAGTtggacaaatatatgtattttagggatccaaaaaaaaaaaaaaagagatgagaaatacCTGAAAGATTTCTCAAAGTAAAAATGGCTTAAAACCCCCCAAATTCGTAGAAAGAAATgaacatccagatccaggaaacaaaaaggatccccctgaccaaaaaaaaagatgactgcAAAGAAATCCACACCTGGACACACTATAttcaaaattattgaaaaatcaaagacagaattttgaaagcagcaagagaaatgcAACTTATCCCATACAGTGAACCCCCCCATAAGAATATCCGTGAATTTTCCAGCAGAGTTCAATGGATTTCAGCAGAAATCTTTCAGGTCAGAAGGGAATGGGAAGATctattcaatgtgctgaaagaaaaaaaaaagggggcgggggggtgggcaaCCAAGAATACTGTAAATAGCAAAAGTATCCttccaaaagaaagagagagaaaatttttccTCAAACAACAGCTGAAAagattcatcaccactaaacctgcctcataagaaatgtgaaagagaattcttcaagctgaaaagaaaggacactgggggtgtctgagtggctcagtcagttaaagcatctgactcttgattttggctcaggtcatgatctcccagttcctgagttcgagccctgcacggacagtgtggagtttgcttgggattctctccttctctttctgccccttccctgatctctctctctctctctttctctctctctctctctctctctctctctctctctctctctatatatatatatatatatatatatatatatatatatatatatcaaaataaacaccttttttaaaaaagagaaaagaaaggacactAAACAACATCACATTAGCCTAAGAAAGTCTAAAACAAATTGATAAAGGTAAACACATAGTACAGAATATTGTATTGTAAAAGTGGTGGGTATGGGCTGCcttatggctcagttggttgagcacccaacttcacctcaggtcatgatctcacagttggtgggtttgagccctgtatccagctctgtgctaacagctcagagcctgagtactgctttggattccgtgtctccctctctctctgcccctcccccacttgcactctgtctctcaaaaataaataaaatgtttaaaaaaacatttgggggGTAATGTTCTTTCAGTTTTGATACAAAAGTTAGTAGACAAAAGTATCAAAAAATAGATATCACTAAAAATGTTAATAGAcacaaaatacatgtatgtattcaATAAAGTATCTTTATATGACAAAAGCAAGATGTCAGGAATATTTCCTTAAATCAAGTTTACAGCCCCTATCAATATATTCGAGCATatgaataaataggaaaatatgtgAGGGTGTGTGTTAGGCTTACACATATATTCCAAAGGGGAACTCTGTTATGATAACACCtatattataaaagaagagaGACTCAAATAAATTACCTGgctttatacctcaaggaattggaaagaaaagaacaaaaccagaaatatatcaaatagaaaatagaaaatcatagTAAAGCTTGAAAATGAGAGCAGTTTTAAAAGGTAAAACTGACAAGCCTTTAGCAAGTctaaataagaaagaagagaggggcgc is from Neofelis nebulosa isolate mNeoNeb1 chromosome 10, mNeoNeb1.pri, whole genome shotgun sequence and encodes:
- the LOC131488563 gene encoding olfactory receptor 8B3-like; this encodes MAVESWVQVGLVSDLLHAYTAFGKGEMIPLEKTAPGNGSFVTEFILVGLTDLPDLQLPLFCLFLVMYVVTVLGNSGLITLLGLNSHLHTPMYFFLFNLSFIDLFYSSVFTPKMLTNFVSKKNIISYRGCMTQLYFFCFFAISECYVLTSMAYDRYVAICNPLLYNVVMSPKVCSSLMLGSYLMAFSGAVAHTGCMLRLTFCDANTINHYLCDILPLLQLSCTSTYVNELVVFIVVGTNIIVPSVTIFVSYGSILSSILRISSTEGRSKAFSTCSSHIIAVSLFFGSCAFMYLKPSSAGSMDEGKISSVFYTNVVPMMNPLIYSLRNKDVKLALRKVLKLQISAERAMAT